Part of the Sandaracinaceae bacterium genome is shown below.
TGCGCAGGTACGAGATCGCGCTCCGCGTCAGCACGCTGCTCCAGCACGCGCGCACGGCCGCGAAGAGCTCCTCCTCGGTGCGCACGCCGAGCACCGTCTCGTGGAGACCGGCCGCGCTGGACGCCTCCTGATCTTCGCGCGTGGACGACGAGCGCACCGCGACCGCCACCGCGCCCTCGGCCCGCAGAGCGCTCAGCGCCTCTCTCAAGGCGGCCTTCGTGGCGTCGGGCAGCGGGGCCGCGAGCGCCTGGCCGCGGAGATCTTCGAGCCGTCCGTCGGTGAGCGCGCGCTGCGGCGCGGTCAGGAGCGTGCCCGGCTGATCGGTCTCGGCCAGCGCCCCCGCGAAGAAGTCGGCCGCGGCCCGCGCCTCGAGCGCATACGCCGCGGGCACGGGGAAGCCCGCCCGGGCGAGCGCGGCGAGGTTCTTCGCCTTGCCTCCGAAGGCGTCTGCCTTGCGGGGTACGATGGACTCGATTCGGCGGACGAGGGCGCTCATCTCGAAAGGGCCGCGAGGATACGCTCTGTGGTGCCGAAGCGCGACCCGCGGCCGCCCCTCACCTCGTTTCTCGCGTCGCGAGGGGCTAGACCCGAATCAAGCGCTTCGCGCTTGCTCCGGGCCTAGCCATTCTAGTCAGGGGCTTTTCGCAAAAGCCCCTCGCTGCGGCGGCAAAGCCGCCTTCGCTTCACCCGAAAACGACGCGCCTGCGGCGCTTCTAGCCCCCAATACAGGCACATTGTGGAACCAGGCGCTGGATTTGGGGCTAGAGTGGCGCGCGTCGGAGATCTCATGGCTCGCTTTTTCCTGCCCGCGCTCTCGCTCACGCTCCTCGCCTGCGCCCAGGGCGGCGGCGGAGGGGACCCGACCGACTCGGGCGTCGTCACGCCGCCCATGGACGCCGCGACTGCGCGAGACGCCGACGCGCCCGCGCCGGACACGGGCGTCACGCCCACCGACGACTCCGGCGTGCGCACCGACGGCGGCCCAGAGCCCGACGCGGGGCGCGACGAGGACTCCGGCGTCACGCCCCCCGACTCCGGGGTCACGCCCCCCGACTCCGGGGTCATGACCGGCTGCCGGAGCGCGGCCGAGTGCGACGACGGGCTCTACTGCAACGGCCCGGAGCGCTGCGAGCTCGGCCGGTGCGTGGCGGGCACACCGGCCGTCTGCGACGACTCGATCGCGTGCACGCGAGACCGCTGCCTCGAGCCGAGCTCCGGCAGCACCCCGACCTGCGACTACACCCCGGACGACTCCCGCTGCCCCGGCACGGAGATCTGCGGCGCCAGCGGCTGCACCGCGACGTGCAGCGAGACGCCCTGCCGGCTCGTGGCGACCCAGTGCGGCTGCCCGAGCGGCCAGGGCTGCTACCTGAACGGCGGCACCCGGCTGTGCGCCACCGCGGGGAGCGCGGGCGAGGGCGCGAGCTGCTCGGGGGTCTCGAGCTGCACGCCGGGCTTGATCTGCATCAACATCAGCAGCGGCGCGACGGCCGTGAACCAGTGCAACCGCTTCTGTGACTCCGACGCCGACTGCGTCGGGGGCGGCTCGCTCTGCACCTACACGCTCAACGACGGCATGGGCGGGACGGTGCCGGGCGTACGCGTCTGCTCGAAGGCCTGCGATCCGGTCGCGCGCACCGGCTGCCGCAGCGGCGCCGCCTGCCACATCTTCCGCGAGTCGATGGGGGCGATGCGCGCCTTCCTCGACTGCGCCGCGCCCGTCGGCTTCGGCACGCAGGGCGCATCGTGCACCGACAACGGCGACTGCGCGAGCGGCTACGCGTGCGCGGGGACGCCGGGCACCTGCCTGCGCTACTGCGACAGCGCGGGCACGATCGGCACCGCGGGCGGCTGCCGATCGAGCGAGGCCTGCTACGGCTTCGCCACGCCGCTCATCGTGGCGGGCACCGAGTACGGCGTCTGTGACGCGTGGCCGTAGCGTCTCAGCGTCGGCCCTTGAAGCCCATCATGTCTTGAATGACGCCCTCGGAGGCCTCGGCGATCTCCCTCTCTTCGCGCATCCGATCGGCGCAGTCCTCGCAGAGCTTGAGCGTCTTGCGACCCACCTTGAGCTTCACGACCTCGTCGGCTTCGATCTCGTCCTCACACTCACGACAGACGGGCATCCGCGCCTCCTTTTTCCGGGCCACCGGCATTCGTGCTTGCCAGCCGGGACGGCTAATTCTACTTCTCGCTGGGCCCGGGGCCCAGGGCCCAACTTCTCCTAGCCGAGGTATCGCGCAGTGGACGAGCAGATCGAGCAGATCCTGGACTTCTGGTTCGGCGAGCCCCCCGAAGGCGAGGAGCGACCCAGCGGGCACGAGCTGTGGTGGCAGAAGAGCGCCCGCGTCGACCGACTCATCGAGAAGCGGTTCGGCAAGCTGGTCGAGAAGGCGCGCTCGGGCGCGCTCGACGGCTGGACCTCCAGCGCGAAGGGCCGCCTCGCGGTGATCCTGCTCCTCGACCAGTTCGGGCGGAACATCTACCGAGAGCAGCCCGAGGCCTATCTCGGAGATCCGAAGGCCCTCGAGCTCTGCTACGACGGCCTGGACGAAGCGATGGACCGCGCGCTCACCACGCCGCAGCGCTGCTTCTTCTACATGCCGATGATGCACGCCGAGGACGTCGACGCGCAGCTCGCCTGCGTCGAGACCTTCCAGGAGCTCGTGGCCGAGACGTCCGGTGAAGACAAGGAGATGGCCGAGTCCTTCCTCCGCCACGCCGAGCAGCACCGAGACGTCGTCGAGCGCTTCGAGCGCTTCCCCACCCGCAACGCCATCCTCGGTCGCCAGTCCAGCTCGGAGGAGTCCGCCTACCTCCAGCAGTCCGGCGCGCTGTAGTTCTCTGGAGGGTCTGAACGCAGACCCTCCCCCCATTGGGCGAAGCGCCAATGGGGCCCCCCTCCCGACTACGGCGATTCGCGCGCTCCGCGCGCTCGGTCGCCGACCCCAGCGCGGGGCGCTGGGTCCCCCGCGGCTCGCGCTTTCGCTACGCGAAAGCTGGCCGCCCGCTGCCGCGGAAGACTTGATTCATCTGCTGGCGCGGCTCGCGGTCGCGGAGGCGGTCGCGGAGGCGGTCGCGGAGGCGGTCGCGGAGGCGGTCGCGGAGGCGGGCGCGGAGGCGGGCGCGGAGGCGGGCGCGGAGGCGGGCGCGGAGGCGGTCGCGGAGGCGGTCGCGGAGGCGGAGGCGGAGGCGGGCGCGGAGGCGGAGGCGGGCGCGGAGGCGGGCGCGGAGGCGGAGGCGGGCGCGGAGGCGGGCGCGGACGCAGAGGCGGAGGCGGGCGCGGAGGCGGTCGCGGAAGCGGTCGCGGATGCGGAAGCGGTCGCGGATGCGGAAGCGGTCGCGGATGCGGAAGCGGTCGCGGAGGCGGAAGCGGTCGCGGAGGCGGTCGCGGAGGCGGTCGCGGAAGCCGCAGTGGAGGCCGAGCGACGCGAAACAGCGGCCGCCGCGGACCCAGCCGGAGCGACAGCAGCGGGCCCGTCTCGGAGCGAGCGGGGGTGAGGGGCATCGGCGGGCC
Proteins encoded:
- a CDS encoding DUF924 family protein, which produces MDEQIEQILDFWFGEPPEGEERPSGHELWWQKSARVDRLIEKRFGKLVEKARSGALDGWTSSAKGRLAVILLLDQFGRNIYREQPEAYLGDPKALELCYDGLDEAMDRALTTPQRCFFYMPMMHAEDVDAQLACVETFQELVAETSGEDKEMAESFLRHAEQHRDVVERFERFPTRNAILGRQSSSEESAYLQQSGAL